The following coding sequences are from one Rutidosis leptorrhynchoides isolate AG116_Rl617_1_P2 chromosome 11, CSIRO_AGI_Rlap_v1, whole genome shotgun sequence window:
- the LOC139876138 gene encoding F-box protein At2g02240-like: MLSHDTEYICFLVYKLSKESQGTHCPVKVRDLLHRKPKEPEIIYLTTPKPWNLHDITRVPKEREDGWMEVHVSKFNLNYEVEDNCLQVKLKFISFEGTMPGLIVNGLEFRPA; this comes from the coding sequence ATGTTGTCACACGATACAGAATACATTTGCTTCCTTGTGTACAAGCTCTCAAAAGAATCTCAAGGTACACATTGTCCAGTCAAAGTACGGGATCTACTCCACCGAAAACCCAAAGagcctgaaatcatttatcttactACCCCAAAACCATGGAATTTACATGATATTACTCGAGTTCCTAAAGAAAGGGAAGATGGATGGATGGAGGTTCATGTGTCGAAATTCAACTTAAATTATGAAGTTGAAGATAATTGTCTTCAGGTGAAGTTAAAATTCATAAGTTTTGAAGGCACCATGCCCGGCCTTATTGTCAATGGCCTCGAGTTTCGACCAGCATAA